The following are encoded together in the Romeriopsis navalis LEGE 11480 genome:
- a CDS encoding phycocyanobilin:ferredoxin oxidoreductase, protein MRYIHIAHNLHGRSRTIPNNYRDCTTIATEPKVTTMNVSQSSAQSSVRQQQHPLIQQLADIIEHTWQTSLELSPYAIPADLGYIENQLEGETLIIENECYQTPQFRKLHLELAKVGNGLDILHCVMFPNPAYPLPLFGCDIVGARGQISAAIVDLSPVQADRSLPATYHFALSQLPQMAFSQPRDLPAWGDIFSQFCTFVRPVDATENQQFLDRVQQVLQIHCNMARETPPVDDPQERTNILMGQANYCHRQQENDKTRRVLEKSFGSEWTDRYMKTMLFDAVAVS, encoded by the coding sequence TTGCGTTACATCCATATTGCACATAATTTGCACGGTCGATCGCGCACAATCCCCAATAACTACCGCGACTGCACAACTATCGCTACGGAGCCAAAAGTCACCACCATGAATGTGTCACAATCCTCCGCCCAATCCTCCGTTCGTCAGCAGCAACATCCCCTGATTCAACAACTCGCTGACATCATCGAACACACCTGGCAAACGAGTCTTGAGCTTTCCCCCTATGCGATTCCCGCCGATCTCGGCTACATCGAGAATCAATTGGAAGGCGAAACCCTAATTATTGAAAACGAGTGCTACCAAACACCGCAGTTCCGCAAACTTCACCTCGAACTCGCCAAGGTGGGCAATGGGTTAGATATTCTACATTGTGTGATGTTTCCAAATCCGGCCTATCCCCTCCCGTTGTTTGGATGTGACATTGTTGGGGCAAGGGGCCAGATTAGTGCGGCGATCGTCGATTTATCCCCAGTACAAGCGGATCGCAGTTTACCAGCGACGTACCACTTCGCCCTCTCACAGCTCCCACAAATGGCGTTTTCCCAACCCCGCGACCTACCGGCTTGGGGCGATATTTTTTCACAATTTTGCACATTTGTGCGCCCAGTTGACGCCACGGAAAATCAGCAATTTCTCGATCGGGTGCAACAAGTTCTCCAGATTCATTGCAATATGGCGCGGGAAACGCCCCCCGTTGATGACCCGCAAGAACGCACCAACATCCTCATGGGACAGGCTAATTACTGCCATCGCCAACAAGAGAATGATAAGACTCGGCGCGTGCTAGAAAAGTCCTTTGGGAGCGAATGGACCGATCGCTATATGAAAACGATGTTATTTGACGCCGTCGCCGTGTCGTAA
- a CDS encoding response regulator, whose translation MRILLVDDDDALREVLTQRLSVENYAIDTAKDGQQGWEHISTYDYDLVILDVVMPQLDGVNLCKHLRSQGHTVPILLLTSQDSHDAKLTGWEAGADDYVVKPFNEAELIARIRALLRRSHTNPLPILTWGELWLNTNTGDSLYGGRELSLTAKEYALLEMMLRDSQHVFSSEEILDSLWASEAFPAEATVRSHVRRLRNKLTAAGAPPDFIATAHGHGYYLKAIAGAAVAYPPSPPDIIVPQATDTDIPNTTPSPQPPAPLTEQQRQYQTLLNQTWQQHQANCLAKVGQLQSAVGDLAQNRLAATAQAEAYRLAHTLSGTLGTFGLHQAMQLSRQIEQEIHPDLYLESSQAQALSQLTTNLHRLISSTITLPLDDAPNASNHDQTVRIMVVDDDPIFLQTIFHQLQTSGFDVSTLDDPQQFWQTLETTSPDVLLLDVQMPQISGLELCEKLRTNPSWQKLPVMFLSIFGDAQTQHRAFSVGADDYLAKPITGQQLSNRIHQRLQRVRLLSG comes from the coding sequence ATGCGGATTTTGTTAGTGGACGACGATGATGCATTACGAGAGGTGTTGACCCAACGCTTAAGCGTTGAGAACTATGCGATCGACACTGCCAAAGATGGTCAGCAGGGATGGGAACATATCTCGACCTACGACTATGACTTAGTCATTCTCGACGTCGTGATGCCACAGCTCGATGGGGTCAACCTCTGCAAGCATCTACGATCGCAGGGGCATACTGTACCGATTTTGCTGCTGACTTCCCAGGATAGTCATGACGCCAAGCTCACAGGCTGGGAAGCCGGGGCAGATGATTATGTGGTCAAACCGTTTAATGAAGCCGAACTGATTGCTCGCATCCGGGCTTTGCTCCGCCGCAGTCATACGAATCCACTACCGATTTTGACGTGGGGCGAATTGTGGCTGAATACCAACACGGGGGATTCCCTCTACGGTGGGCGCGAACTCTCCCTCACGGCAAAGGAATATGCCTTACTCGAAATGATGCTACGGGATAGCCAGCATGTATTTAGTAGCGAAGAGATTCTCGATAGTTTATGGGCCTCAGAAGCCTTTCCCGCCGAAGCGACGGTGCGATCGCACGTGCGCCGTCTGCGCAATAAGTTAACGGCCGCCGGAGCCCCCCCGGACTTTATCGCCACCGCCCACGGTCATGGTTATTATCTCAAGGCGATCGCCGGTGCCGCAGTCGCATATCCGCCGAGTCCCCCAGACATCATCGTGCCGCAAGCCACTGACACTGACATACCAAACACGACACCATCCCCCCAGCCACCAGCTCCCCTCACCGAACAACAACGCCAATACCAAACCCTGCTCAACCAGACCTGGCAACAACACCAAGCCAATTGTTTGGCGAAAGTCGGTCAATTACAGTCCGCCGTAGGCGACCTGGCGCAGAACCGTTTGGCGGCGACTGCGCAAGCAGAAGCCTATCGTTTAGCCCATACATTGAGTGGGACCCTGGGGACCTTTGGCCTGCATCAGGCGATGCAACTGAGCCGCCAAATCGAGCAGGAAATTCATCCCGATTTATATCTCGAATCAAGCCAAGCCCAGGCCCTCAGCCAACTCACTACAAACCTCCACAGGCTTATATCAAGCACCATAACTTTGCCGCTCGATGATGCGCCCAATGCGTCGAACCACGATCAAACTGTGCGGATTATGGTCGTTGATGATGATCCCATTTTCTTACAAACCATTTTTCACCAGTTACAAACCAGTGGGTTTGACGTATCAACGCTTGATGACCCACAACAGTTTTGGCAGACGTTGGAAACGACGAGTCCCGATGTGCTGCTGCTCGATGTGCAAATGCCCCAAATTAGTGGATTAGAACTCTGTGAAAAACTCCGCACAAACCCTAGTTGGCAGAAACTACCCGTGATGTTTCTCAGCATTTTTGGGGACGCTCAAACCCAGCATCGGGCCTTCTCCGTGGGGGCCGATGATTACTTAGCAAAACCCATCACCGGCCAACAACTCAGCAATCGGATTCATCAGCGCCTACAGCGTGTCCGCTTGCTCTCAGGATAG
- a CDS encoding response regulator produces MSHKRVLIIDDEEAIQTVVQFGLNMAVGWEVLTASSGPEGISRAQSEQPDMILLDVMMPDMDGLTTFQQLRQQPETQTIPVILLTAKAQASEKRIFQTTGVNGVITKPFNSLELAAQIVRILDW; encoded by the coding sequence ATGAGTCATAAGCGAGTTTTAATTATCGACGATGAAGAAGCGATCCAAACGGTCGTGCAGTTTGGCTTAAATATGGCCGTTGGATGGGAAGTGTTAACGGCAAGTTCCGGCCCTGAGGGCATCAGTCGCGCCCAATCCGAACAACCGGATATGATTTTGCTAGATGTCATGATGCCAGATATGGATGGCCTCACAACCTTTCAGCAATTGCGCCAACAGCCGGAGACGCAGACGATTCCAGTGATTTTGCTTACGGCCAAAGCCCAGGCATCGGAGAAGCGCATTTTCCAAACCACGGGCGTCAATGGGGTGATCACCAAACCATTTAACTCACTGGAGTTAGCCGCCCAAATTGTTCGAATTCTCGATTGGTAG
- a CDS encoding ATP-binding protein encodes MSNSAERSTTPDPINPKPSHPPARRSVPKAGSRELLEELQRQYQRAKLFSEVTLKIRQSLNLKEILQTTVVEVQRILDTDRVLIYRVLPDGTGQPISEAVLPDYQAILGMRFPEEVFPTEYQTLYAAGRVQAIADVYAPQSGLAECLVEFVEQFGIKAKLIVPIVFNLDTELPANHQNHLWGLLIAHQCRGPRQWDEFELELMQQLADQIGIAIAQGELLENLETIVATRTIELQQANANLKQEIADRIAAETARRRNEEQLRLITNALPVLIAYINTKQRYQFNNQAYADWLGQDLASISDKHLKQVWGKTCYSRMQPWVTKALAGETVTYENEIQLADGSTRSVDITYIPHYATTPAAKHPRSKKNKRRKIQGFFALTSDISDRKAIERMKDEFISVVSHELRTPLTSIHSALKILATGRLGDLSNDGKQMLGIADENTDRLVRLVNNVLDLQRIESGAVTMDRQICDAADLLVKATEAMQAMAQQHHITLADQPMSMPLWVDPDYIVQALTNLLSNAIKFSPPETIVTLSAKRLNATSNRPNSVQFQVQDHGPGIPQTKLESIFERFHQVDSSDARKKGGTGLGLTICRTIIEQHNGHIWAESTEGQGSTFIFTLPLLQPPATHAEDDHES; translated from the coding sequence TTGTCTAACTCTGCGGAACGATCGACGACACCCGACCCCATCAATCCCAAACCGAGTCATCCACCGGCTCGCCGTTCTGTCCCCAAAGCGGGGAGCCGCGAACTGTTAGAGGAACTGCAGCGGCAATATCAGCGTGCCAAGCTATTTTCCGAAGTCACGCTGAAAATCCGCCAATCGCTCAACCTCAAAGAAATTCTCCAAACCACGGTGGTTGAGGTACAGCGCATTCTCGACACCGATCGGGTACTAATTTATCGCGTCTTGCCCGATGGCACGGGTCAGCCCATCAGTGAAGCCGTCCTGCCGGATTACCAAGCCATTTTAGGCATGCGGTTCCCGGAAGAAGTATTTCCGACGGAATATCAAACCCTCTATGCGGCGGGCCGCGTCCAGGCGATCGCCGATGTGTATGCACCCCAGTCCGGACTCGCCGAATGCCTCGTAGAATTTGTTGAGCAGTTTGGGATTAAAGCCAAGTTAATTGTGCCGATCGTCTTTAATCTCGACACTGAGCTACCTGCCAATCACCAAAATCACCTGTGGGGACTGCTCATCGCCCACCAATGTCGCGGCCCTCGGCAATGGGATGAATTTGAGCTGGAGCTAATGCAACAGTTAGCCGACCAAATTGGCATCGCTATTGCCCAGGGAGAACTGTTAGAAAACCTCGAAACGATCGTCGCCACCCGCACCATCGAACTGCAACAGGCTAATGCCAATCTCAAACAGGAAATTGCCGATCGGATCGCTGCTGAAACGGCCCGGCGGCGGAATGAAGAACAGCTGCGGTTGATTACCAATGCACTCCCCGTATTAATTGCCTACATCAATACCAAACAACGCTATCAATTTAATAACCAAGCCTACGCCGATTGGCTCGGTCAAGACTTAGCATCCATATCGGACAAACACCTGAAACAAGTCTGGGGCAAGACTTGCTACAGTCGGATGCAACCCTGGGTCACCAAAGCCCTGGCCGGTGAAACTGTCACCTACGAAAATGAAATCCAGCTGGCTGACGGGAGCACTAGATCGGTTGATATTACCTACATTCCCCACTATGCAACCACACCAGCTGCTAAACACCCGCGTAGCAAAAAAAATAAACGGCGTAAAATTCAGGGATTCTTCGCACTAACTAGTGATATTAGCGATCGCAAAGCGATTGAACGGATGAAAGATGAATTTATCTCCGTCGTTAGTCATGAATTGCGGACGCCCCTCACCTCAATTCACAGTGCGTTAAAAATCCTAGCGACGGGGCGATTGGGCGACTTATCTAACGATGGCAAACAGATGTTGGGAATCGCAGATGAGAATACCGATCGGCTCGTGCGGCTCGTAAATAACGTGCTCGATCTACAGCGGATCGAATCCGGCGCCGTCACGATGGACCGGCAAATCTGTGACGCGGCGGATCTGCTTGTCAAAGCCACCGAAGCAATGCAGGCCATGGCCCAACAGCACCACATTACCCTCGCGGATCAACCCATGTCGATGCCGCTTTGGGTCGATCCGGATTACATCGTCCAGGCGTTAACCAATCTGCTCAGTAATGCCATCAAATTTTCGCCGCCCGAGACGATCGTCACGCTCAGTGCAAAACGGCTCAACGCCACCAGCAACCGCCCCAATAGTGTACAGTTCCAAGTCCAAGACCACGGTCCGGGGATTCCCCAAACCAAGCTGGAGAGCATTTTCGAGCGATTTCACCAAGTGGATTCCTCCGATGCCCGCAAAAAAGGGGGGACCGGGCTGGGCCTGACTATCTGTCGCACCATTATTGAGCAACACAACGGCCATATCTGGGCCGAAAGTACCGAAGGCCAAGGCAGCACGTTTATCTTCACCCTGCCACTGCTGCAACCACCAGCCACGCACGCGGAGGACGATCATGAGTCATAA
- a CDS encoding NUDIX domain-containing protein, producing MQHRIRAAALVIQAAKILMVRHRTKANGAEWWIPPGGGVELEDLTIMDCANRETWEETGLTVQCDRIAYIREFSQPEYDLRHVEFFLVGADPTGAITLANLPQLDDDLHLVLEAQWLSRSQLVNLVVYPEILQTDEFWQDVDQGFPQVKYLSRQVY from the coding sequence ATGCAACATCGCATCCGTGCAGCGGCATTAGTCATTCAAGCGGCGAAAATTCTCATGGTGCGACATCGCACTAAAGCTAATGGTGCGGAATGGTGGATTCCGCCAGGCGGTGGAGTAGAACTCGAGGATTTGACGATAATGGACTGTGCCAACCGGGAAACCTGGGAAGAGACGGGTTTAACTGTGCAGTGCGATCGAATTGCCTATATCCGTGAGTTTAGCCAGCCAGAATATGATTTGCGACATGTCGAGTTTTTCCTGGTGGGGGCCGACCCAACGGGCGCTATCACCCTCGCAAATCTGCCACAATTAGATGATGATTTACATCTTGTATTAGAAGCGCAATGGCTATCGCGATCTCAACTGGTAAATTTAGTGGTGTATCCCGAAATCTTGCAAACCGACGAATTTTGGCAAGATGTTGATCAAGGTTTTCCCCAAGTAAAATACCTGAGTCGTCAAGTCTATTAA
- a CDS encoding cation diffusion facilitator family transporter has product MNNVVSTQPVSNSHRQKTVQRVLVLTLLLNLTVMGIKIVVGVATGSLSLAADGLHSLTDSANNVLGLIASRYSNPEPDRQHPYGHHKFEAVGALGIAAFLGVACFEILQGAIQRLMHGGETKVGGVELWFLLIVLGINIFVAFYERREGQRVQSQLLIADAYHTMSDIWVTIAVIFGLVGVWVFNWQWLDIVLSLPVAALVMWSGWQVLKQNLPWLVDEMAIAPEAIRQVAMSVPGVIDAHDISSRGVVGRQSFIEMHLVLNVKELETAHQITEEIERLLEQRYDPVRIMIHMEPAEYAENEATAAAMSVSELEI; this is encoded by the coding sequence ATGAACAACGTCGTTTCTACTCAGCCAGTGAGCAATAGTCATCGTCAAAAGACGGTGCAACGGGTGTTGGTGTTGACACTATTGCTGAACCTGACCGTGATGGGGATCAAAATTGTTGTGGGTGTGGCCACGGGATCGCTCAGTTTGGCGGCGGATGGTCTCCATAGCTTGACGGATAGTGCCAATAATGTTTTGGGTCTGATTGCGAGTCGCTACTCGAATCCGGAACCCGATCGTCAGCATCCCTATGGCCATCACAAATTTGAAGCCGTTGGAGCGTTAGGGATTGCGGCATTTTTGGGGGTAGCTTGCTTTGAAATTTTGCAGGGGGCGATTCAGCGCTTAATGCATGGCGGCGAGACGAAGGTGGGGGGGGTGGAACTTTGGTTTTTGTTAATTGTCCTGGGCATTAATATCTTTGTGGCGTTCTATGAACGGCGTGAAGGACAGCGCGTCCAGAGTCAACTCCTGATCGCCGATGCCTACCATACGATGAGTGACATCTGGGTGACGATCGCCGTGATCTTCGGGTTAGTTGGCGTCTGGGTGTTTAACTGGCAATGGTTAGATATTGTTTTATCGCTACCCGTTGCGGCGTTGGTGATGTGGAGTGGTTGGCAGGTGCTCAAGCAGAACTTGCCTTGGTTAGTGGATGAAATGGCGATCGCCCCTGAAGCAATTCGACAGGTGGCGATGAGTGTACCGGGGGTGATTGATGCCCACGACATTAGCTCTCGCGGGGTCGTGGGTCGCCAGAGCTTTATCGAAATGCATCTGGTGCTGAACGTGAAAGAACTTGAAACGGCACATCAGATTACAGAGGAAATTGAGCGCCTGCTGGAGCAACGTTACGATCCAGTTCGCATCATGATTCACATGGAACCGGCGGAGTATGCCGAGAATGAAGCAACCGCCGCTGCGATGTCAGTGTCTGAATTGGAAATTTGA
- the ygfZ gene encoding CAF17-like 4Fe-4S cluster assembly/insertion protein YgfZ produces the protein MLDALRSIQSATCNAAGVPLSFDNDDAAIAAATGSVALYDASHWGRIRVSDADRLNFLHNQSTNDLKNRQPGEGCDTVFVTSTARTIDLATAYILDDAVLLNVSPGSAPELIKVLDRYIFFSDKVKLQDISTATVAFQLMGPASQTIVEQLGASQLISQPYGTHAEITIADMTIRIAVGGNLNRDDYTIIANATDAAPLWETLTTHGAVPCGETAWEELRIRQGRPMPGNELTDAFNPLEAGLWHTISFDKGCYIGQETIARLETYNGVKQQLWGFHSDQPVEIGTTITIDGSKVGQVTSIRSSSDGYIGLAYIKTKAGGAGLAVTIGEIQTTLADLPYLTRAKQV, from the coding sequence ATGTTGGACGCATTACGATCGATTCAGTCAGCCACATGCAATGCCGCTGGTGTGCCCTTAAGTTTTGATAATGATGATGCAGCGATCGCCGCTGCTACAGGTAGCGTTGCGCTATACGATGCCAGCCACTGGGGGCGTATTCGCGTTAGTGATGCTGACCGGCTCAACTTCCTCCATAACCAAAGCACCAACGATCTAAAAAACCGTCAGCCCGGAGAGGGTTGCGATACGGTATTTGTCACTTCAACGGCGCGGACGATCGATCTAGCCACGGCTTACATCCTCGATGATGCGGTGTTACTCAATGTCTCACCGGGGTCTGCACCGGAATTGATCAAGGTGCTCGATCGTTACATTTTCTTCTCCGACAAAGTCAAACTCCAGGATATATCGACTGCCACCGTCGCCTTTCAGCTGATGGGGCCAGCGAGTCAGACGATCGTCGAGCAACTCGGGGCCAGCCAGCTCATCAGCCAGCCCTACGGCACCCATGCGGAAATCACGATCGCCGACATGACAATTCGCATCGCCGTTGGCGGCAACCTCAATCGCGATGACTATACGATCATTGCTAATGCCACAGACGCCGCACCACTTTGGGAAACACTCACAACCCACGGGGCCGTTCCGTGTGGTGAAACAGCTTGGGAAGAATTGCGCATTCGCCAAGGTCGGCCCATGCCAGGCAATGAACTCACGGATGCATTTAATCCCCTGGAAGCCGGCCTCTGGCACACTATTTCCTTTGATAAGGGCTGCTACATTGGCCAAGAGACGATCGCCCGCCTCGAAACCTATAACGGTGTCAAACAGCAGCTTTGGGGATTTCACAGCGATCAGCCGGTAGAAATCGGCACAACGATCACCATCGACGGCAGTAAAGTGGGTCAAGTCACCAGTATTCGGTCCAGCAGCGATGGCTACATTGGTCTGGCCTATATCAAGACCAAGGCCGGTGGCGCCGGTTTAGCCGTAACCATTGGGGAAATCCAAACCACACTCGCAGACTTGCCCTATCTAACCCGTGCAAAACAAGTCTAG
- the fmt gene encoding methionyl-tRNA formyltransferase, whose translation MRVVFFGTPQFAVPSLEALIAHPDFTVVAVVTQPDKRRGRGNQLSPSPVKAVAVQHEIPVIQPRSIKKSAADLAQLRDYEADVFVVVAYGQILSQEILDMPHHGCVNGHGSLLPQYRGAAPIQWCLYNGETATGMTTMLMDIGMDTGAMLLKSDYAIGLFDTAHDLAVALSQQAAQLIVETLPQLVAGRLTPVPQVDADATYASLIQKPDYELDWSKRAIDLHNQVRGFYPNCVTQFRNQGLKVIATVPLVSALLEQLPAEYVDVMAQLSVSPDVPPGAVATIVKKHGVVMQTGEGLLLLKQVQPAGKKAQSGWDFANGMRVEPGERLGPT comes from the coding sequence ATGAGAGTTGTTTTTTTCGGGACGCCGCAGTTTGCTGTTCCCAGTCTTGAAGCCTTAATTGCGCACCCGGATTTTACCGTGGTGGCTGTGGTGACCCAGCCCGATAAGCGGCGTGGGCGTGGTAATCAGCTCTCCCCATCGCCGGTTAAGGCGGTGGCTGTACAGCATGAAATTCCGGTGATTCAGCCCCGCAGTATTAAAAAGTCAGCGGCGGATTTGGCCCAGCTCCGAGACTATGAGGCGGATGTCTTCGTGGTGGTGGCCTATGGTCAAATCTTGTCCCAGGAAATTTTAGATATGCCGCATCACGGCTGTGTCAACGGCCATGGTTCATTGTTGCCGCAGTACCGTGGGGCCGCGCCGATTCAATGGTGTTTGTATAACGGTGAAACGGCCACTGGCATGACGACAATGCTGATGGATATTGGGATGGATACGGGGGCCATGCTGCTGAAGTCAGACTATGCGATCGGACTATTTGATACAGCCCATGACCTCGCCGTCGCGTTATCACAGCAGGCGGCGCAGCTGATTGTGGAAACCCTACCGCAACTGGTTGCCGGTCGCCTCACACCAGTGCCGCAAGTGGACGCGGATGCGACCTATGCCTCACTGATTCAGAAACCTGACTATGAACTTGACTGGAGTAAGCGGGCGATCGATTTACATAATCAAGTGCGGGGGTTCTATCCCAATTGCGTGACTCAATTTCGCAATCAGGGCTTGAAAGTCATAGCGACGGTTCCCCTTGTCTCGGCGCTGCTCGAACAGTTGCCTGCTGAATATGTGGATGTGATGGCACAGTTATCGGTTTCCCCCGATGTGCCGCCCGGTGCGGTGGCGACAATTGTCAAAAAGCACGGTGTGGTGATGCAGACGGGCGAAGGGTTATTACTGCTGAAGCAAGTTCAACCTGCTGGGAAAAAAGCCCAATCCGGTTGGGACTTTGCCAATGGCATGCGGGTGGAGCCCGGCGAGCGTCTGGGGCCGACTTAA
- a CDS encoding pentapeptide repeat-containing protein, which produces MIVAGQVGWEFLLGPRATLGDMTDRVFQTWQHQDLFEVVNSNFFIRPDRTAKQGQEISVSTENLKELLAIYREQLGPLKSFHVVEEKIFRNRNRLFSRRGNVYASYKLQAEFAKAPAVIRLYLDLYGSWRVHHFIIKSSALSPCLSQVDWQLCSARQARRNTPQRIVAMRQKIQTLRQCVACDLSFLDFRKMDLAGVNFARANLTGTNFNQANLQSADLRQTKLRRAQFKAANLQGANLAETTGAGAIFYQADLQNANLKQARFPRANFEKANLQGSNLDRSDLEEANFYQADLHHAHLNQTSLFRADFRQARMTRTQLNGANLQCASLGGAAALRVQINGALMDGMVLPNQAINLPTTLARRRDVVLRC; this is translated from the coding sequence GTGATTGTGGCTGGACAAGTTGGATGGGAATTTTTGCTGGGACCACGGGCGACGTTGGGGGATATGACCGATCGGGTGTTTCAGACCTGGCAGCATCAAGATCTATTTGAAGTTGTGAATAGCAACTTTTTTATTCGACCCGATCGCACCGCGAAGCAAGGCCAAGAGATTTCGGTTTCGACTGAGAATCTGAAAGAACTGCTCGCGATTTACCGTGAACAGTTGGGGCCGCTGAAAAGTTTTCATGTTGTGGAAGAAAAAATCTTTCGCAACCGTAATCGTCTGTTTAGTCGGCGCGGTAACGTCTATGCCTCCTATAAATTACAGGCTGAATTTGCCAAAGCCCCAGCGGTGATTCGGCTGTATTTGGACCTGTACGGCAGTTGGCGGGTGCATCATTTCATCATCAAGTCATCGGCATTGAGTCCTTGTCTGAGTCAAGTCGATTGGCAATTGTGCTCGGCGCGGCAGGCGCGGCGCAATACGCCGCAGCGGATTGTGGCCATGCGTCAAAAGATTCAAACGTTGCGCCAATGTGTGGCCTGCGACCTGAGTTTCTTGGATTTTCGCAAGATGGATTTAGCGGGTGTTAACTTTGCACGGGCTAACCTGACCGGCACCAATTTTAATCAAGCCAATCTACAAAGTGCAGATCTGCGCCAAACGAAGCTGCGGCGTGCCCAGTTCAAAGCCGCTAACCTACAAGGTGCTAACCTGGCGGAAACCACTGGCGCGGGGGCGATTTTCTACCAAGCCGATCTGCAGAATGCCAACCTGAAGCAGGCACGGTTTCCCCGAGCTAATTTTGAAAAAGCGAACCTCCAGGGCAGTAACCTCGATCGCTCGGATTTAGAAGAGGCGAACTTCTATCAGGCCGATTTGCACCATGCTCACCTGAATCAAACCTCACTATTTCGGGCCGACTTTCGCCAAGCTCGCATGACCCGCACTCAATTAAATGGGGCAAATTTGCAATGTGCGAGTCTGGGCGGTGCGGCAGCCCTACGGGTCCAAATCAACGGTGCCCTTATGGATGGCATGGTGTTGCCGAATCAGGCGATTAATTTGCCGACGACGCTGGCAAGGCGCCGGGATGTGGTGTTGCGGTGTTAA
- a CDS encoding class I SAM-dependent methyltransferase, whose protein sequence is MAEVFLEPFLRWMRMRRVMQHIPAQSTVLDVGCGHKIAFLKSIADRIKQGYGVDFKVESQQIGNIEIRQMTFHDQDRLPFDDASIDVVTMLAVLEHIEAEEAVLREIYRVLKPQGRLVLTVPSVWAQPVLEFLSYKLKIVDESEIRDHKRYYNRRKLHRVLVARSGFADFQHKYFQLFMNNFCTVSKPLNTAAPNHESAAAERA, encoded by the coding sequence ATGGCCGAAGTTTTTTTAGAACCCTTTCTACGTTGGATGCGAATGCGCCGGGTAATGCAGCATATTCCCGCACAGTCCACCGTGCTAGATGTCGGCTGTGGTCATAAAATCGCCTTTTTGAAAAGTATTGCCGATCGGATCAAGCAGGGATATGGCGTTGACTTTAAGGTCGAGAGCCAACAAATTGGCAATATCGAAATTCGCCAAATGACCTTCCATGATCAAGATCGCCTGCCCTTCGATGACGCCAGTATCGATGTCGTCACCATGCTCGCCGTACTCGAACATATCGAGGCCGAAGAAGCTGTTCTGCGCGAAATCTACCGCGTGCTCAAACCCCAAGGAAGACTTGTCTTGACTGTACCTTCTGTCTGGGCCCAGCCAGTTTTAGAATTTCTCTCTTATAAATTGAAAATTGTTGACGAATCGGAAATTCGCGATCACAAGCGTTACTACAACCGGCGCAAACTACACCGCGTACTGGTTGCCCGATCGGGATTTGCCGACTTCCAGCACAAGTACTTTCAATTGTTTATGAATAATTTCTGTACGGTGAGCAAACCCCTGAATACCGCTGCCCCTAATCACGAGAGCGCTGCCGCTGAACGGGCTTAA